From ANME-2 cluster archaeon:
AAAGCTGGACCCCATGTTTACCGAGGCACACCAGGGTATGGGATTGGCCTGCTACAACAAGGGTAGATATGATAAGGCAGCCCACGCCTGGGCCCGGGCGGTCTATCTTAAACCGGAATTGATGGACAGTGTACCTGATAAGTTGAAACTCAAAGTGAAGATGGGCGTT
This genomic window contains:
- a CDS encoding tetratricopeptide repeat protein, translated to KLDPMFTEAHQGMGLACYNKGRYDKAAHAWARAVYLKPELMDSVPDKLKLKVKMGVSRLKFSK